One stretch of Streptomyces hygroscopicus DNA includes these proteins:
- a CDS encoding cyclase, producing the protein MAEHTSSSITIEAAPADVMEVIADFDRYPEWSGEVKEADILTKDDRGRAEQVRMLLDAGAIKDDYTLQYSWTGDDQVNWSLVKSQMLRTLDGSYRLSARDGGKSTEVTYQLTVDVKIPMLGMIKRKAEKVIIDRALAGLKKRVESA; encoded by the coding sequence ATGGCGGAACACACCAGCTCGAGCATCACGATCGAGGCGGCCCCGGCCGACGTGATGGAGGTGATCGCCGACTTCGACCGTTACCCGGAGTGGTCCGGTGAGGTGAAGGAGGCCGACATCCTCACCAAGGACGACCGGGGGCGCGCCGAGCAGGTGCGGATGCTGCTCGACGCCGGAGCGATCAAGGACGACTACACCCTCCAGTACAGCTGGACCGGAGACGACCAGGTCAACTGGTCCCTGGTCAAGTCCCAGATGCTGCGCACCCTTGACGGCTCCTACCGGCTGTCGGCGCGCGACGGCGGCAAGAGCACCGAGGTGACGTACCAGCTCACGGTCGACGTCAAGATCCCCATGCTGGGCATGATCAAGCGCAAGGCCGAGAAGGTCATCATCGACCGCGCGCTCGCGGGCCTGAAGAAGCGCGTCGAGAGCGCCTGA
- a CDS encoding metallophosphoesterase, which translates to MRVHVVSDVHGNSEDLEKAGDGADALICLGDLVLFLDYADHTRGIFPDLFGVENADRLVELRTARRFEEARVFGDRLWAGIDRHAAIESAIRRQYAELFAAFPTPTYATYGNVDMPSLWREYAQSGTTVLDGERAEIGGLVFGFVGGGLRTPMRTPYEVDDETYAAKIAALGEVDVLCTHIPPEVPDLCYDTVARRFERGSTALLEAIHTVRPKYALFGHVHQPLVRRMRIGATECVNVGHFASSGTPWALEW; encoded by the coding sequence ATGCGAGTCCACGTGGTGAGTGACGTGCACGGCAACAGTGAGGACCTCGAGAAGGCCGGTGACGGGGCGGACGCCCTGATCTGTCTCGGCGACCTCGTGCTCTTCCTCGACTACGCCGATCACACCCGTGGCATCTTTCCCGATCTCTTCGGGGTCGAGAACGCCGACCGCCTCGTCGAGCTGCGCACCGCCCGCCGGTTCGAGGAGGCCCGGGTGTTCGGCGACCGGCTGTGGGCCGGGATCGACCGCCACGCGGCGATAGAGTCCGCGATCCGCCGCCAGTACGCCGAGCTCTTCGCCGCGTTCCCCACTCCGACGTACGCCACCTACGGAAATGTCGACATGCCGTCACTGTGGCGGGAGTACGCCCAGTCCGGTACCACCGTCCTCGACGGCGAGCGCGCCGAGATCGGCGGGCTGGTCTTCGGTTTCGTGGGCGGCGGGCTGCGCACCCCGATGCGCACCCCCTACGAGGTCGACGACGAGACCTACGCGGCGAAGATCGCGGCGCTCGGCGAGGTGGATGTGCTCTGTACCCACATCCCGCCGGAGGTGCCCGACCTGTGCTACGACACCGTCGCCCGCCGCTTCGAGCGCGGCAGCACCGCCCTGTTGGAGGCGATCCACACCGTCCGTCCCAAGTACGCCCTCTTCGGCCATGTCCATCAGCCGCTCGTCCGCCGTATGCGAATCGGCGCCACCGAGTGCGTCAATGTCGGACACTTCGCCTCTTCCGGCACCCCCTGGGCCCTGGAGTGGTGA
- a CDS encoding long-chain fatty acid--CoA ligase, whose product MREFSLPALYEVPADGNLTDLIRRNAAQHPDVAVVGRKVDGQWEDVTATAFLAEVRAAAKGLIAAGVEPGDRVGLMSRTRYEWTLLDFAIWSAGGVTVPVYETSSPEQIQWILSDSGAVAALVETGVHEAAVEAIRDSLPALKHVWRIEGDAIETLRKLGADVPEEKVDERSSIANADSPATIVYTSGTTGRPKGCVLSHRSFFAECGNAVARLKPIFNTGESSVLLFLPEAHVFGRLVEIAAVLAPIKLGHVPDVKSLTDELAAFRPTLVLGVPRVFEKVYNSARAKAQSEGKGKIFDKAADTAIEYSQALDAPGGPSFGLRFKHKVFDRLVYSKLRAVLGGRATHAISGGAPLGARLGHFYRGIGFTVLEGYGLTESCAATTFNPWDRQKIGSVGQPMPGTVVRIADDGEVLLHGEHLFTEYWNNETATADALSDGWFHTGDVGALDEDGYLTITGRKKEIIVTAGGKNVAPAVIEDRIRAHALVAECMVVGDGRPFVGALITVDEEFLPRWAAEHGKPEGVTVAELREDPELLAEIQQAVEDGNAAVSKAESVRKFRVLATQFTEDSGHVTPSLKLKRNVVAKDFASEIEAIYRG is encoded by the coding sequence TTGCGCGAGTTCAGCCTTCCGGCCCTGTACGAGGTTCCGGCCGACGGCAATCTGACGGATCTCATCCGCCGCAATGCCGCACAGCATCCCGATGTCGCCGTGGTCGGCCGCAAGGTCGACGGCCAATGGGAGGACGTGACCGCGACCGCGTTCCTGGCCGAAGTGCGGGCCGCCGCCAAGGGCCTGATCGCGGCCGGGGTCGAGCCGGGCGACCGGGTCGGCCTGATGTCGCGGACCCGCTACGAATGGACGCTGCTGGACTTCGCCATCTGGAGCGCCGGCGGGGTCACCGTGCCGGTGTACGAGACGAGTTCACCGGAGCAGATCCAGTGGATCCTCAGCGATTCGGGCGCGGTGGCCGCGCTGGTCGAGACCGGAGTCCACGAGGCCGCCGTCGAGGCCATCCGGGACAGCCTGCCCGCCCTGAAGCATGTCTGGCGGATCGAGGGCGATGCCATCGAGACGCTGCGGAAGCTGGGCGCGGACGTGCCCGAGGAGAAGGTGGACGAGCGCTCCTCGATCGCCAACGCCGACTCCCCCGCCACCATCGTGTACACCTCGGGCACCACGGGCCGCCCCAAGGGCTGTGTGCTCTCGCACCGCAGCTTCTTCGCCGAATGCGGCAACGCGGTGGCGCGGCTCAAGCCGATCTTCAACACCGGTGAATCGTCGGTGCTGCTGTTCCTCCCCGAGGCCCATGTCTTCGGGCGGCTGGTGGAGATCGCGGCGGTGCTGGCGCCGATCAAGCTCGGCCATGTACCGGATGTGAAGTCCCTGACCGACGAACTCGCCGCGTTCCGGCCCACCTTGGTGCTGGGCGTGCCGCGCGTCTTCGAGAAGGTCTACAACTCGGCGCGGGCGAAGGCCCAGTCCGAGGGCAAGGGCAAGATCTTCGACAAGGCGGCCGACACCGCCATCGAGTACAGCCAGGCGCTGGACGCCCCGGGCGGGCCGTCCTTCGGGCTCCGGTTCAAGCACAAGGTCTTCGACCGGCTGGTCTACAGCAAGCTGCGGGCCGTGCTGGGCGGCCGGGCCACCCACGCCATCTCCGGCGGTGCCCCGCTGGGCGCGCGGCTGGGCCACTTCTACCGGGGCATCGGCTTCACGGTGCTGGAGGGGTACGGCCTGACAGAGTCCTGCGCGGCGACCACCTTCAACCCCTGGGACCGGCAGAAGATCGGCTCGGTCGGGCAGCCGATGCCGGGCACGGTGGTGCGCATCGCCGACGACGGCGAGGTGCTGCTGCACGGCGAGCACCTCTTCACCGAGTACTGGAACAACGAGACGGCCACGGCCGACGCGCTGTCGGACGGCTGGTTCCACACCGGGGACGTGGGCGCGCTCGACGAGGACGGCTACCTCACCATCACCGGCCGCAAGAAGGAGATCATCGTCACCGCGGGCGGCAAGAACGTCGCCCCGGCGGTGATCGAGGACCGGATCCGCGCCCATGCCCTGGTCGCCGAGTGCATGGTCGTCGGCGACGGCCGTCCCTTCGTGGGCGCGCTGATCACGGTGGACGAGGAGTTCCTGCCGCGCTGGGCGGCCGAGCACGGCAAGCCCGAGGGTGTGACGGTGGCCGAGCTGCGCGAGGACCCGGAGCTGCTGGCCGAGATCCAGCAGGCGGTGGAGGACGGCAACGCGGCGGTGTCCAAGGCGGAGTCGGTGCGCAAGTTCCGCGTCCTGGCGACGCAGTTCACCGAGGACTCCGGGCATGTGACGCCCTCGCTGAAGCTGAAGCGGAACGTGGTGGCGAAGGACTTCGCGTCCGAGATCGAGGCCATCTACCGCGGCTGA
- a CDS encoding glycosyl transferase family 1, protein MDKTLLVTNDFPPRPGGIQAFLHNIALRLDPDRIVVYASTWKRGQEGAEATARFDAEQPYQVVRDRTTMLLPTPRVTRRATALLREHGCTAVWFGAAAPLGLMAPALRAAGARRLVATTHGHEAAWAQLPAARRLLRRIGGSTDTITYLGEYTRSRIAAALDPRDAARMVQLPPGVDEKTFHPGSGGDEIRARLGLAERPVVVCVSRLVPRKGQDTLIRAMPRILKRVPDAVLLIVGGGPYAKDLRRLAETEGVADSVRFTGPVPWEELPAHYGAGDVFAMPCRTRRGGLDVEGLGIVYLEASATGLPVVAGDSGGAPDAVLDGETGWVVRGDSAEQSAERVVTLLEDAELRRRMGERGRAWVEERWRWDLLADRLKSLL, encoded by the coding sequence ATGGACAAGACCCTGCTCGTGACCAACGACTTTCCGCCCCGCCCCGGCGGCATCCAGGCGTTTCTGCACAACATCGCGCTGCGCCTCGACCCGGACCGGATCGTCGTCTACGCCTCCACCTGGAAGCGCGGCCAGGAGGGCGCCGAGGCCACCGCCCGCTTCGACGCCGAGCAGCCGTACCAGGTCGTCCGGGACCGGACGACCATGCTGCTGCCCACCCCGAGGGTCACCCGCCGCGCGACCGCGCTGCTGCGGGAGCACGGCTGCACCGCGGTGTGGTTCGGCGCCGCCGCGCCGCTGGGGCTGATGGCCCCCGCGCTGCGCGCGGCGGGGGCGCGGCGGCTGGTGGCCACGACCCACGGCCACGAGGCGGCCTGGGCGCAGTTGCCCGCCGCACGGCGGCTGCTGCGGCGGATCGGCGGGTCCACGGACACCATCACCTATCTCGGCGAGTACACCCGCTCCCGTATCGCCGCCGCGCTCGACCCCCGGGACGCCGCCCGGATGGTGCAACTGCCGCCCGGTGTGGACGAGAAGACCTTCCACCCCGGCTCGGGCGGCGACGAGATCCGGGCCCGCCTCGGCCTCGCCGAGCGGCCCGTCGTGGTGTGCGTCTCCCGGCTGGTGCCGCGCAAGGGGCAGGACACGCTGATCCGGGCCATGCCGCGGATCCTGAAGCGGGTGCCGGACGCCGTGCTGCTGATCGTCGGCGGCGGGCCGTACGCGAAGGACCTGCGCCGGCTCGCGGAGACCGAGGGCGTGGCCGACTCCGTACGGTTCACCGGCCCCGTGCCCTGGGAGGAGCTGCCCGCCCACTACGGCGCGGGCGACGTCTTCGCCATGCCCTGCCGCACCCGCCGTGGCGGGCTGGACGTCGAGGGCCTCGGCATCGTCTATCTGGAGGCGTCCGCGACCGGACTGCCGGTCGTCGCCGGGGACTCGGGCGGGGCGCCGGACGCGGTGCTGGACGGGGAGACCGGGTGGGTCGTACGGGGCGACTCCGCCGAGCAGAGCGCCGAGCGCGTCGTGACCCTGCTGGAGGACGCCGAGCTGCGCCGCCGCATGGGCGAGCGGGGCCGCGCCTGGGTGGAGGAGCGCTGGCGCTGGGATCTGCTGGCCGACCGTCTGAAGTCACTGCTGTGA
- a CDS encoding RNA-binding protein → MVERTGDPGAAGDAEGVTEALDRPLPEGVRRRVVALVADAFGGLTVTELPTQLRQYARFTPTRRAKFAGNAMAAAVESDPVFRQRIAGRLRETQRELADAIECGSPPAAADPVDVAAVAYVLRPVGWVKLVEAAGEEAQRASAERAGEEAARELQRLRDELAEAKAATRHETERTRTELEAARKENDGLQRKLRSAQSDVRRGAAAVRKAEAELESVRAEAAARQATADSEARRLRARLAEAESALEASRRAVREGRSVEDMRLRLLLDTVLDAAQGLRRELALPPASMRPADMVDAVEPGKMTPKDIATRALSEMDPALLDQLLALPQAHLVVDGYNVTKTGYPTMPLEKQRLRLLGGLAVLAAQTGAEMTCVFDGAELAAPVLLAPPRGVRVLFSKPGVTADELIRQIVRAEPPGRPVVVVSTDREVADGVARAGARPVASALLLKRLART, encoded by the coding sequence GTGGTGGAGCGGACCGGTGACCCCGGGGCGGCCGGTGATGCCGAGGGCGTCACCGAGGCGCTGGACCGCCCGCTGCCGGAAGGAGTGCGGCGGCGGGTGGTGGCGCTGGTCGCGGACGCCTTCGGCGGCCTGACGGTCACCGAGCTGCCCACCCAGCTGCGGCAGTACGCCCGTTTCACCCCGACCCGCCGCGCCAAGTTCGCGGGCAACGCGATGGCCGCCGCGGTGGAGAGCGACCCCGTCTTCCGGCAGCGGATCGCGGGACGGCTGCGGGAGACCCAGCGGGAGCTGGCCGATGCCATCGAGTGCGGATCGCCGCCCGCCGCGGCCGATCCGGTGGATGTGGCGGCGGTGGCCTATGTGCTGCGGCCGGTGGGCTGGGTCAAGCTGGTCGAGGCGGCGGGCGAGGAGGCCCAGCGGGCCTCCGCCGAGCGGGCCGGTGAGGAGGCGGCGCGCGAGCTGCAGCGGCTGCGCGACGAACTCGCCGAGGCCAAGGCGGCCACCCGGCACGAGACGGAGCGGACGCGCACCGAGTTGGAGGCCGCCCGCAAGGAGAACGACGGGCTGCAGCGCAAGCTGCGCAGCGCGCAGAGCGATGTGCGGCGGGGCGCGGCCGCGGTGCGCAAGGCCGAGGCCGAGCTGGAGTCCGTACGGGCGGAGGCGGCGGCCCGTCAGGCCACCGCGGACAGCGAGGCACGGCGGCTGCGGGCCCGGCTCGCGGAGGCGGAGTCGGCGCTGGAAGCCAGCCGGCGGGCGGTGCGCGAGGGGCGCAGCGTGGAGGACATGCGGCTGCGGCTGCTGCTGGACACGGTGCTGGACGCGGCCCAGGGGCTGCGGCGCGAACTGGCCCTGCCGCCCGCGTCGATGCGCCCGGCGGACATGGTGGACGCCGTGGAGCCGGGGAAGATGACACCGAAGGACATAGCGACCAGGGCGCTGTCGGAGATGGATCCGGCCCTGCTGGACCAGCTGCTCGCGCTGCCGCAGGCGCATCTGGTGGTGGACGGCTACAACGTCACCAAGACCGGCTATCCCACGATGCCGTTGGAGAAGCAGCGGCTGCGGCTGCTGGGCGGTCTCGCGGTGCTCGCGGCCCAGACGGGCGCGGAGATGACCTGTGTCTTCGACGGGGCCGAGCTGGCCGCGCCGGTGCTGCTCGCGCCGCCGCGCGGGGTGCGGGTGCTGTTCAGCAAGCCGGGGGTGACGGCGGACGAGTTGATCCGCCAGATCGTGCGGGCGGAGCCGCCGGGCCGGCCGGTGGTGGTGGTGTCCACCGACCGCGAGGTGGCCGACGGGGTGGCGCGCGCCGGAGCGCGCCCCGTGGCATCCGCGTTGCTGCTGAAGCGACTTGCCCGTACCTGA
- a CDS encoding SC6G10.11c, len: 79aa, whose amino-acid sequence MAVPLPTAQTRWRCTLCGNLTRFDVTRSTRAVEYVHLDLAGEPGVEEREVLSETIESVRCRWCNAVDQVELVDRPGTGPSA is encoded by the coding sequence ATGGCCGTGCCCCTGCCGACCGCCCAGACCCGCTGGCGTTGCACACTGTGCGGCAACCTCACCCGGTTCGATGTGACCCGCTCGACCAGAGCCGTGGAGTATGTGCATCTCGACTTGGCCGGGGAACCCGGTGTCGAGGAACGCGAGGTGCTCAGTGAGACCATTGAGTCAGTGCGCTGTCGCTGGTGCAACGCGGTCGACCAGGTTGAACTCGTGGACCGCCCGGGCACCGGCCCGAGCGCCTGA